The sequence below is a genomic window from Lolium perenne isolate Kyuss_39 chromosome 7, Kyuss_2.0, whole genome shotgun sequence.
AGACAACTCAGTATAGGAATAGGAATCACAGTTGAACACTTTGGATCGAAGGGAAAGGAAGGACTAAACTTTGACGCAGCAAACCACACGGGCGGACGAAAATTTGACGTAAAACTTTGACGCACCAAACCACACGGGCGGACGAAAATTTGATGTAACGGACGAAATTTTGATGGAcgaaaccacggaaacacttctccctttattattaggtatagatagatagGGATATTATGGTAACTTCGCAGGCAACCGCCCCACCTCGCACGACCGCATGAGGAGCTCCCCGATCTGCCTGGCCGCTCCCCAACCTCTGCACCTTCCTCACGACGGCGACAATTCCTTTGCAGCCACTGTCGAACCCCTGCCGCCGATACCTTGCGGCGACTGCTTCGGAGCTTGCTGATCCCCTCTTTCCCTTCCCTTCTGCGGCTCTCCTCACCCGCGTGCGCGGCCCCgtggacggcgacggcggcgggttCGTCGGTGCTGTCTCGGCGGCTCTGCGGGAACAGAGTTGTCACCATTGGAGGCGCGCATCGGTGTCGGGAATCGGAGCGCAGCCGCCGCTCTCGGTCGCCGGACGGTCACTTCTACACCGCGCCCGCCTCCGCCGCTCATCTTCTGGTATGATTAATGCCGCTGATTCTAATTTTCATCAAAAAAAATTGTTCGCCCTGTAGTACCCGTATACACTAGTCTGTTGTATCCATGTTCCTCTATAGTGCCAGAGCCCTAAACAAATTATTACTAATATCCATATGTATCAAGCAGATCTTCTGAGTACTCTACTTAAAACTCCATTGCCAAATCCCGGCTAATTGCATCTGGGATAAATGAATCCAAttttttggcaaacaatattgcttCACACTTTATATGGAAGCACTCTAGTTTTTCCTGCAAAACCTACAAAGAGCAGTGTCATCAGTAATTTGATGCAAGATAGTTTTCAGAGGACATGCAATGTAAGATTACTAAGAATGAAACTTATAAAATCCTACAAGGATCTTGATCATTCAACAAGAATTTTTGAAATAATTTTGTAGAATGTTGGTGTTGAGATGTCTTAACGTCAAATATTGCTGCAGAACTCGGAAGGAGATCCAAGCTGATGCAGCTTGTGTTGATTTGAGGATTCGGTGCCCTTACTTTTATGAGCTAGGATACAAGATTATTCCTTTCTAGGTTCTGAATGACTTAAATTCTTGATTTTCTGTATGGTCTTTGTTAAAAATAGGACAGACACTCCATTGCCACGTTAAAATTTGACAACCCTTAGACATGCAACTATTGCTCTGTTTAACCTAGTAATTTCCGTAATCATGTTGGTACCATTACCACAATGCATTATTCTTTCTGTATTTATTTGTGTTATTTAAATGCTTCTCCATGAACAAGATTACTTCATTAGTATATTAACTTAAAACTAAATGATCTGTTGTAAGTTTGATTTGCAGCTCCATTGCTAAAAGTTAACAAGTACAAATGTCATACATATGACTTGGTGACCTTGTTATTCTTGTTATTACATGTATTGCAGTGTACAGCCCTTAATCTAGCTGCTTTCTGAACTTCAAAGATAGGAAACAAATATTTGGGCTGATTTGTGTTAACTCATTTCTGTTTTCAGTAAATACAAATTGTTCTCTAATTGCTTATTTGACATGATAAAACTTTTGATTGTTAATTTGTGTGTGATATGCAGGAAGACATGGGTGATGAGTCTACGGATGAGTACTTGGACATCGTCAAAAAGACGTTTGCTAGTGAGGATGATGGATTTGAGTTCTATAACAGTTATACTCTTGAGAAATGTTTTAGTGTGAGGAAAAGCCATGTTGGGTTGGACGAAGGCAACCAGGAGATCATGTGATCTGCAAAATGTGTTGATACCAGTTGCCTTTTATTACATGACCATGTGATTTGCAAGGCTTGCCTGGAGGACTGCCCCAGAGCACTGTCATGCTACAGTTTCAGTTTGCACATGCACGGAGTGTGTTACAATGAATATGTTTTCATTTAACACCATTCCGCTGTAGAGTGAAAAGGCCATGAGGATGGCTACGGCTTTGAAGCTCCAAAGTCTACCGTAGATAGAATGGGAGAGACAGCCTATCACTGCACTGATCCACCAAGGCTAGGGATATCTAATGGGATGGAGTGTAGTATGTATCTGTGTTCCCCAACTGAACAGATGCACGTATATCTCCAAACTGAAAAATATGTTCAGCTACTTAGTACTCCTAATAGCCTAGTTAGCTTTGTGTAATCTCCTTGTTGATTGTATGATTGAAGTGTAGAGCTCAGAAGTAAACTGAACCATGCTGATTGATAGAAGATAATTGGCTTTTGCATAGTGATTCCGGATATTAGTTGTACTGTTAGGCAACAACACTAAACTGAGATTCAAGCCACTTATCAAGTCAAGCGTTAGTAGCCAATATTTCAACCGATGTCCAACTCCAGGTTCTGTAGGGATGCTTGTAACTATACTAACACCTTCCTCTAAAGGTGATGTCAACAATATCACTACTTTCAGTGATCTAAGTTAGTGTTGGTTGACTGAACCAGATCACCTACCGATCTTTGAAAAAAATACATTAATCACCCAGCCTGAAGTTCAGAACCGTGTAGTGCTTGTCTGTACATAAATGATTTGTTTGCTTGCTTACCTGCTTATATTTAAAGGCCATTTCTGCTGTGTACTTCTGCAAAACTGGACCATGCTAGTTCCAGGAACCAACGGATAGTATGCACCTGACCTTTGACCAACTCGGTAGGCCATGTTTAACTAGTTGCTTTAGGAGCCAAATCTGACTACTAAACAGAACTTGCTCTTACAAGTAAACTGCTAACTCAGGACCCTCAGAATTGTTTTAATCACATAAATAAGAGTAGCGATCACTGTGTATGGTAAACTGAACAAAGAGGAAACCATAGATGAGCGGCTGGACTACGACTTTTTAAACAAGAGTAGAAACTACGCGCTTGTGTGCTCATCGGCGTTGCTAAAGTTCAATGCTCCGTCTGTGGTGATGGCCCAACTTCCTCCATGTTCCAATCGCCCCTATCGGTGGCATCCCGCCATTAATCCTGTCCAAAGCATAAAAGAGTAATATGATCAACATTAATGTAGAGAAAACATTGTAAAATATGTAGAAAAATCGCAGCGTAAGCTACCTCTCCACCCATGCGACCATAATCATACCTATTAGCTGAGGGTGGACCTGTGGACACTTACTGATAATGTACAAATCACATTTCTTTGTTTCCCTTTAAGAGCTTGAATCATAGAAGCAGACGAGGGTGGCTTGGTACAAACACCAGGACCCATCAACATTAGCAAGTGTTAAAAATTATGCTGTACAAACATCCCACAACATGAGGATGGGTAAGTATTGCATTATAAATTATTCCCCACCTAGAAAAGATTCATGAACTTTAACTTTACATTTCAGCTATTTTTGTGGGTCATACACCTTGAAATACATGTTGTATTGGGACGGGAAAAGATTATAGATGAGCCAAACACTTATTTCATTCCCCACCCtcgtactccctctgtcccatggAACATGACTGAGACTTgtgaaaatttggatgtatctagctactatttagtgtctagatgaATCTGAATTTAAATCTCCGACATGTTTCATGACACGGAGGAAGTACTTACCATGCATGCATCATTGTGCTAACATATGCATTGCCTACAATTTGTTTTAGTTGTTGTTTTCTCATATAGTAATGCTACATATgcaaaaatgcatgaatatgccgATAATTCGAAATTGCAACTGGAAATATATCATGCCAACACCAAATTTTATTATCAGTTTGTGTATCTATCCAATATGCGCACTCACTGTCAAACTTGAAGTGGCCGGTTAGTTGCAGACCATGTTTCCAAATAACATGGACATAGTCAGGCAACACATATAGTTCAAACTCAATAGTCAAAGAGGATTTGTGAAACGTATATTAAGTGCATCGCTCCCTTCCCTGACATGAAGTGTAGGTCTGTTCGTATTGCAGTCATTCAGTATTGATTAAAGCATACCTGAACAAAAGCATTTAAGTAGTTAAGTTGATCAAAGTCGTACAAGTAATACAATGTCGTGACAACTGAACTCAACTGAAGCAGGCAACATTGCGTACCTACTGTATTAAACCTGAAGAATCAAGGGATTCAACCAAGTCCCTAAACCTTAAAACAACTGGATATTGACCTCCAACGGGAGGAAGAACGGACACCGCAGGGGCAGGAACATTACCTTGCCGGACGCAAGGACGACATGACCCCTCATGATCTCAGACAAGATGGGAAGAGGAGCTGCTCAGGCACCAAGGCCTCCATCGTCCCCATCCGCTCCTCTAGCTGTGACGGATGCCACCAGCCGGTGCTGCTGCCTCCTCTGCCGACCTCACCTCAGAGCCGACATCAGTCCGTGGAATGCCCAAGGCAGGCGGAGCGGGCGGGGCAGCGAAGaccctgaaggaggaggaagtggGTCAGTGCCATCTCAGGCGAGCTGTGGCAGCTTCGGAGGGGGCTCCGATGGGGGCTGGGTTAAGGGTGACCTCGCCGCGGTGACCCTTAAAGGCGCCGACGCTTGAAGAAGGGAAGCTTCCTGCCCCCGGATCGCCTCTCCATGGTCGCGGCGGCGGATGGTTCACTCGTCGCCAACGATTCGAAGGAATCGATTCAGTCTCGACTGCTTGTGATAGAGAGGGTCAAACTCGGGAAAGAGCTAGACAGGTGGGACCATAAAATTAAAATGACCTATGTGCcctttttaaaaataaaataaattagTACTTTCCAGTACTTTTCACTACTTATTTTCTAGTACTTCTCAGTACTACTATCTTTTCCACCGTTAGATTAACTAGGTTGGACGGTTCCTAAAATATCCAACCATGATAAAACTTGTAATTCTTATGATACAAGATTTAGAACTAAACATTTCTACCACCAACTATGGGTTTGCGCTATGCAATTAGATTTAGTAAGCAGTTTCAAGCTGTGTAGCATTGTCCTAAGTAAATCACTTACTTTAGCCAATTTTATAGGTTTGGGGTCACAGACTTTTATCAATTATATTTGGTTGCTAACAGTGCTCTTGTCGCTGTGATGTTATATTATCTTGATCAATGCACATATGACATTCCTGACCAAGCTAGTTTCCTTCATAAaaaaatcaacttatttgaacttACAAAGATAATTACAATGATTTTTTTGGGACAGAGCGGATACATTTTATGGATGTTAGCATAGTAACGGCAGAACATATTCAAGAACTAATAAAAATGGCCTATGTAAGTGTTTTCATATATAAGCAAGTTTCTTGAAAAACAGCTTTGCAAGTCTCGTTGTGAAGTTGACGCCAACATATTAAAACGGCATAGATTTAAGATTACTGAATGTCATCTGTATATATGGAGTTATGATGATACGAATACATAAGGTAATTAGTGATGTGCAGTGACTGTTAccttgagaggaattcttgttcTTGATGCACCCCCCTTCCATGGAGGGATTCCCATAGGTCCCATCGGGGCATTGGCAGCGAAACGCTCCAGGCGTATTTATGCAGGTTCCGTAGCATGAGTGGAGTTCCCAATGAGCACATTCATCAACGTCTAATAAAACAACAATGAAGAACTGTAAACAAGACTAGTAGAGCAGTCACAAGTATGGCCTGTAAAACTAAACCTAATTCGAGGCACAAAGATGTCATCAGTTCAATCTAATTTGCATTTTAATTTTGTAAGCCAAGTTAATAAAACCAGGTTAATTCAGCTTTGTATACCTCGGCATCCACTCATGACGTAAGGGTTGCCTTGATAGCCAGCAGAGCAGCCACATCGGTGCCCACTGTAAGCAAAGCTTGTATAGTTCTGAcatgagctgctgctgctgcgacaCCCGGATGCAGGTGTGGCAGGCAGCTTATTGCTACATGTTGAGTTGCTGATTACCCAGTCCAGCAAGACTGGTAGAGTAGGTACAGTCTCAAAGATGAGGCGCGTGACATTGTAGGATCCCTCCTCAGCTATGTACACTGAAGAATCAGCATCAAATTCAGAAACATTGCCAGGCGGCTGGACCTGGATGCTGTAGGAGGTGTAACCTTTCGGGATGGCAGCACTACAGCAGCCAGTGCCGGAGCACTCTTTGTTCAAGGGGAACTGATAAGGCTGGCCTTTTCCCGGGGCCGGTGGGCAGTAGGTGGAACAGGCGTTAACGGTGCTGTTGTCCTCGGCAAGGAGGAGGACCTGGACGTTGCTGCATGACAGCACAAGGAACTTGTTCTTCTCTGGTGAGACAAAGAAGGGGCCGCCCCTTCTGAGCCCACCCCATGTGTGGTACTTGCTTGTGCTGTTGACACTGCTTGGTGCTCCTGCTCCAGGTAAGAGCGCGACGCTACTGCTGTTGACGCGTACCGTGCCGCCGGGAATGGAGATCTCGAGCACCTCAACGGTGCCATCGCCGAGGAACAGCTTGGGCGGCCGGTACGAGTGATCGCAGGTGAGGTTGAAGCCGTCATGGTAGCAGCCGGCCTCGATCCCGAATGGGTAGGAGATGCTGATGCCTCCGCAGCGGGCGCTGCAGTTAGCTGCTGCTGCCGCGCCAAACGTTTGCAGCAGCAACGCTGCAACTACAGCCACCGTGAACACAACTCCCCTACTACTGGCTAACCTCTCCATGAAGGCAACCTCAAGAAGATGCTAGGCCAGTCTATGGATTTTCTTGTTATCTCCATTGTCCAGGCAAGTCAAGCACTACTTGGCTACTACTTTCTTTAGCAGGAACATGGTCAGCACTGACCCTATTCCCATGCGTTCTACGTACCAGCGAACACCCGATTAAGTGATTATAATAACAccacatgtagtattacaaaatTGAGCCCATGATTATGACACGACTAGTGGCAGAGGCTAAATTAGGTGGATGTTTGCAGGATTTCCACACGCAGTGGTCATAAAACATTTGACCACTACTGATTGGGCTATGATTTGAGTTTCCAGAGGGGTGGTAGGTCTGGTCTTGTGGTAAAGAGGAATACGAGTAGGAACTGTGACTTCTGCTCTTTGGTTGGAAAATGTCATGAAACTTGTTCATATGCACCCAACtccaaatttaaaaaaaaaacaacttCTACAAATCTGGATACAAATCGGAGAAATGGGAGCAAAAACAACAAACTGAACCTTCGCTGATCCGATGGAGGCGGCCAGATCTCTCCGCCGACTAGCTCGCCCATCAGAGCTAGGCGACGCCGCTTCGGCGTCCGCATCAGCCAAGAAGCGGCCGGAGTTTGCATTCCTGCGTAGGGCAGCGGAGCCCACGGAGAGGCCTTAGGAGCCATCGGTGCTCTCCGCTCCAGCCTCCAGCGCCGTCGCACGCGCGCTCTTCTCGGTGGTTCTTGTCCGCCGAGCGCCGGCGTGCTGTCCTCACGTGCAACACACGTGTGTGATGATGCTACGCCGATGACGGCTCATTACGTCACGCCAACCCGTTAGCCAAACGAACGCGAACTTTACGCTTTCAGCGTCACATCTGGTTTAGTAGGGATATCGAACGATGAATTTTCGCTACTATTAGAAAGTCGAGGACGAAT
It includes:
- the LOC127315885 gene encoding wall-associated receptor kinase 2, whose amino-acid sequence is MERLASSRGVVFTVAVVAALLLQTFGAAAAANCSARCGGISISYPFGIEAGCYHDGFNLTCDHSYRPPKLFLGDGTVEVLEISIPGGTVRVNSSSVALLPGAGAPSSVNSTSKYHTWGGLRRGGPFFVSPEKNKFLVLSCSNVQVLLLAEDNSTVNACSTYCPPAPGKGQPYQFPLNKECSGTGCCSAAIPKGYTSYSIQVQPPGNVSEFDADSSVYIAEEGSYNVTRLIFETVPTLPVLLDWVISNSTCSNKLPATPASGCRSSSSSCQNYTSFAYSGHRCGCSAGYQGNPYVMSGCRDVDECAHWELHSCYGTCINTPGAFRCQCPDGTYGNPSMEGGCIKNKNSSQGNSHCTSLITLCIRIIITPYIQMTFSNLKSMPF